One Coffea eugenioides isolate CCC68of chromosome 2, Ceug_1.0, whole genome shotgun sequence genomic window, CCTCAGTACACACAAAAACCCTAAATAGTGACATAcacaataaaaaattaattcaaatattaaatAAAAGGACAATTTCAGTCCCGTGATTAATTATTGTAAGTCAAGAAAATTTATCAACCAGTTCACACCTTagtacacaaaaaaaaaaccctaaacaGTGACATAcacaataaaaaattaattcaaatctTAAATAAAGGACAATTTTTCAGTTACCAACTATCGTTTTCAGTAAAAAATTTCACAGTTAGGTTGCTGACAAAAATCATGACATCTATGGACCACATCCTCAAACAACAAAGTTTGTCGGTCAAATTGACTATGCCATAGTATAAAAccatataaaaataaaaaagaatgtCTTTTTCATCCAACAAAAAAGGCAGCAAAATTGGCGCCACTTAGAAGACCGTCAAATGACTACCATCCACTcgcttttcattttttctttgcaAACTATACTAGTAATTGCGTGAGATCACAACtagcactacaagaaaattggtcatcagtgacaacttttctctgtgacgaaaaaaagttgtcacaaaagtggatcctttattgacgactttctaactcgtcacaaacctctaatgggagccaactcatttgtgacgacttagaaaagtcgtcactagtaaattcccgccaagatttagcaagagtgagggagtgtttagaacacacaatagtgacgacattaagaacatcgTCACTATTGCTTGGACTATTTACAGACGACTTTTagttgtcgtcactgatcactaaaaaaaaatttattagtgacaacaatttTTAGTGATAacaataagtcgtcacaaaaggaacttctttagtcgcgacacctaaagttgtcacaattgcatcaaagcaactaaatgtttagtgacgacccattattttcgtcacaaactacaccgCAAGAAAtattgtcattagtgacaacatttttagtgacgacaaaagtcgtcagaaaacgtggttgtttagtgacgacaagaaaagttgtcataattgctcaaagcaactaaatcttcagtgacgaccttgaaaaagttgtcactaaaatgatctatatagtgacaacttctaatatcgtcactgtcactctaccgattcagatttagtgacaagaattaatcgtcactgtttaaagtacttatttctaagtcactttcattaattctactgtgccaccctaacttttgcgatttagccccaaatgttgtaaaaaattccattatgataccttaacttttacaatttagccccatatgtagtacaccgatttcttttattctattattactccctaacttttgtaatttagcctcATATGTAATTCactaatttcattaattctactatggcactctaacttttgcaatttaacacccatatgtaatacaccaattttattatttctattatggcaccgtagcttttacaatttagcccctatttttttattaggaaattgcgaatagtatcttgataaactatgcataaatattttataattttctcaaacttaagtaataatttgttataaactctaaagatatatctttcattacaatagttataaggcaggcaggtctttttatcaatggaataagaaatttatgccagatttatcctttgtactatatgccaagtagtattagcaaaggaataacaaagtactacaaagtaattaacaaaatagccttcagggagtgtagtttatgggcaaatgagcattatctattcaaagtaccaactttttatgggcattgtagacaccaaatttttaaggtatttttgtttactggtacttttattttttgattcatttcatttacttttagtcttttatttttaagtcatttttatcatttaattaaactttaatcatttaattttattttgtttgttttgattctagggttttgaaaaagaaaaaaaagtaaaaagaaagaaaaatcaaagggacaagaataagacacatgGACCTTTTTTGAGAATGAAATCTTGGCTTTTCATTTTAGGGTTAGTTTTCAGggcaaacaacaaaaaaagcaGGGGCGGCACACAAGATTAAGGGGGGAGCTCTGGGGTAGAAGAGAAAAATCgaaattgaagagaaaaataAAGGCAAGGGAAGTCGGCTAAGAGCAGAGAGAGAAGACCGACAAGGAGAGAATGAaaattccaaacccaaaatcccaaaataaaaattcCCAATCTTCCTCAACTCGATccatccaaattttttcaaaacggTCCTTGATCATGAATTCCTAAATAAGCCCAGAATTCTTGCCGTCAATTTCCATGTCACCGCCTGAGCTTTCGCGGTCGGTCATCGCCACGATGACCAATTACACCGTCCCACCACTTCCACCACCGCACGCCCGGCCCCATTGCCATCGTTTCTGAGCTCCTCACCGCCTGGCACGCCACCAGCCTAGGGCCCGCCAGCCACTGTGGCACTGATGCAGCTCAATTTCTCCTTATTAAAGGGTGCggataaaagtaaaaaaaagagaggaggtCGGTTAAAAGTGGTGGTGGTCCGATGAGAGGAGATCTGCCTCTCCGACGGTCTCGTTCGCTAGAAAATGAAGTGCCTCCGATTCCTCCGCAAGTGCATGAACACCAAACCTTCCCATAGCCCTATCCATTTCTGCGCCCCTTCTAGAATCCTCTGACGCACCATCCGAGGGATGATTCCGCATAAAATCAAGAGAGGAGCAGCTGCCCTGGCGAGGTTGAAGGTGTACGAGGGAGTACCTCCGCCTTATGATAAAACCAAGAGGATGGTTATCCCTGATGCTCTCAAGGTTTTGAGGCTCCAGGCTGGTCACAAGTACTGTTTGCTGGGTCGGCTATCGTCTGAAGTTGGGTGGAACTACGCTGATACAATCAGGGAGCTAGAGGCTAAGAGAAAGAAGAGGGACTTGGCGGAGGAATTGAAGCTCGCCGCACGCTCACGGAACCCACCATCATCGCCCGTGGATCTTCATCGTCAAGAGCTCTGTAAGTTTTCTATTTAAATTTCAGTTCTTCTCAAGAGTGTGAAATGGGTCTGCCGTGGCTTCATCCAGTGTGATTCTCCTGTTAATTGGCTTCATTTTTGAATACACATGCTGCATATGTTGATTGAGTTGAATGTCTTGATTTCTGataaattttggggctgattgacTTCAATTTGAACAAAAATCTGATGAAACTTTTAATACCCCCAATCTGTTCGATGTAATGTCTAGCCGAAAATTCTTTGTTGAAAGATGGTTTTGTTGCATTTGTACGTTTGAAAGAAATCGGACAAGTCAGTGAGTTAGGTTGGTTGCAGCagttcttttgttttctcttttggttGGCTGACGTATTGTTTCGAATGTCAATAAGGTTGTCTTGTGTCACTTCTGTCATTTATGATCTGCTCCAGAAGCCTAATTCATCAGTTTTGGTACTTAAATCAATGTttgtttctgatttttttttagagTAAATTGTTTCGgccatggattttttttttgtggggaaAAGCAGCTACTGGAACTCTGGTTTTGTATTatgattttgtttgtttggtCCTGAGTGACTCGGTTTGAGTCTTGGGGCATTAGTTGGTGTATCTACATGCTCCATTGGGGCTTATAAATTCTGTCCCATGCATGCTGAAATGGTAGAGAAGAAGCTGCCGCATGATTCGTTAGTCATCGTGGGTTGCTGAAATTCATAGTTGCTCCAAATACTTGATTCTCTTGCTGTGCAATTAGGATAGCTGGTATAAAATTACTATAAGCTATGAAGATCTGACTTGCAAAGTGGCCTAAGGCAGATTTCGCAGGTCTTTCACCATGTTGCAAAAAATCAAGACTGAGGAGGGACATTTAAGAATTACTTCTGTCAACACAAGGTTCTAATCAGATGGTGTTTTGATCCTGGGAGTACATTTGTGGCTTTATCATAGTTTTGTTATCATGAAACAATAacattacacaaaaaaaaaaagcttcaatAGTGTTTCTGTTTCATGATATTAATTTGAGGAGCACAGAAGGGCTAAAGAATAGAAAAGATTATTATTGTCATTTGGCCAATGAGTTAGCTAAAAACTTTTCATGGCCAATGAGTTAGCTAAAAACTTTTGACGGAACAAGATATACAGTCCCAAGTGTTAAGTGAACAATTTAATCAATCTCCGACTTGTGTTGGGTTGGGAGAATACTGCATTTGATTACGTGAACATTTTATCAATCGCTGACTTGTATTGTAAGATTACTGATTTGATTACGTGACTATTCTAAAAGGAATATTCCTCTTGTATAGCAGAGTGGTAGTATAGTAGTGATGGACGAACAAAACAGAAGATTTATTCATCTTTGACAGTATTTTGACAGATTAAAGAAACATTGCTGATGCCAAAATTGGTCTTCATTTGTGACAAACCTCCTCTTTACAACCGTTAACACTCCTCGTTCTTTGGTAGTCAACCAAGGCATCTTGTGTAGTAGATAAAGGCCTGCAATTATCACAGTTCCCAGTTTTTCCCTGTTTCCATCCATTGCAGCAAAAACATATCATTTCTTGACATCCAGGCAAAATTTGCAGAAACAAGATTTTTCTACCCCACCGATGTCTTCAGCAATCAAATTCGGATCATCAATCCAATCCACCAACTCTTTCCTCCTACACACACTCCTGtgcactaatttttttttccacagaCCATCAATCCATTTACAATCCTCCGGATGGCATGCAGGGTGGAATCCGATTCAGCTCTACAGACTTCAGTTCTAAATAttgctttttcttcattggggtAAACAGTTTTGTTATGTCTTACCAGCCATGAGAAGAACTGCCACCTACCTACCTAGTCCTCCTTGCTCACCTGTTACACATACTCTCCCCTTCTCCATCTTCTCCCCTTCCATTAATTTGTGTCCGTCTAGCCTTTAATACCAGTATAGTACTGTTTGGTCTCTCTGCAGTGGATTGTCAGTTTCAACTTGAAGAATTAATGTATTTCTAGTATAGTATTTCACTTGAAGAATACCAGTTTAGTACATGCGAAATGTATTTCCTTCAAGTAGTTAAAGGGAATCTTCCTTGTTAGTTAGACTGTTGTGCTGAGTCAACAATCAagtagttattttgttattcttgAGCTGTATAAGAATGCAGAAATCTGGATTGGGCAACATGGAAAAATCATTTTGAATAatatctctctttcttcttcctcaagtCTAGTTTCTCTCCCCCTTATCACTCTATTTCTGCTGCAATTGCTGCATTCATTACGGTGGTATCAGATTAGTGAATGCTTGttacttttgttgtttatttagcaattagagactgttttgcttttgtcacCTGATAACTTTACTAATAACTTTACTACTTTATTGCAGATATATTGCTCATTTTGGAGGTTTCGAAGAAGATTAGCAGTACGGCTTACATGTCGGCTCAAAAACTGTGGTTATAGTGCTgtcttaagtttagaaaatgtttcagAAGCGTAGGAAATGTTTTGGGAGGAATATGTTTTTTAGTGCAGCCTTGACGTATATGAGTAGTATTTGTTCTACTCAAACTTATGAAACTATTTGTACTATGATGTTGCACTTATTTAtgacatttgaatatttaatatattattttggCATATTCTATTGTAACGGTGCCtacatttgttatttattaaacattgctgatattttcattttttagatattattgtagtagGAAAGTCATGTGtaaggtgttgtaaatgagtagtattttTCTAGGCAGGATGTCTTTATTGACAATTGTTATTGTCACTCAATCAAAACTGTCTATTGATAAGGGAATGTTGTCACAGTTGATCAGGGGTTTATTGACaacaaagtcgtcactaattccCCTATGCCCTCACCATCGTCCCTTCATGCATCACTTGCGTCACTGACAAGAGAAGGTGTTGTCACTAGATTTATAGCTTTTACTGATGACATATGTTGTCATAAAAAGTTTCATTCAGTGACGACCCTAAGTCGTCACTGTATAATTTCATCTTTTACTGACGACATAGATTGTCATAAAAAATGTTCTATTTactgacgactttaaagtcgtcactgtatacttttaccgacggagattcagtgacgaccttgcgacaactgaaatgttgtcaataatggtcatcagtgacgactttttgattatttgtgaCGAAAAGTAGTTATCACTGATGACCAAAATTCTTGTAGTGTAGGTTTTGACTACAGTTGATcgggaaagagaaaaggaaaggtcgctgggttttctttctttcctttgaaATTCTCTTGCTTTTTCTTTGCAAAATGAACCAGTAACATCGGGCATCCCAATTCcaccaagggtattttggaaatATTATTTTTACCCAAACTGAATTCATGGGCAATTTTGTCTATTCGACATTTTTTTAGGGATACCACTGTCATTTACCTTTTAGTCCTCAACTCCATTACCAGTTCAATGCTTTGATTAGCAGTCAAGGTGATAAAGTGTCAAAAAGTTAAAGTTAGGGGTAAAGTGAAAATCTCTATAAACCTTATGGGAAGTTTTCgtgatttttccaaaatttaatGCTCGCTTCGAAGAATGGGACAGTGTCAATCATAAAATTATCACCTAGATTACTGATACCTCTATGCTTGCTATTAATCACCTTTTCAAGTGATTTGACACTACAAAGGGCGTTTGAAACTTCTAAACTGATCGCTATATTGCTACCAATATCTCTGGACAGTACCAATTTTTCCTTCAATTACATACTATGAAACAGTAGTTTGGACAATCCGTTCAGGATTTTTACTTTGACATGGTCTATTTTTTGGATGATATTACTAAATATGAACCCCGATGAGACTATCTTAGTGAAGCAGAAAAATTCTATGCCTACAGTTATTCTCATTGCCTTATTCAGTTCCTTATGGCCTTGCTTGACAAGTTTGACTCCACTCGAAGTGGTATTCTCAATAGAAAGCCACTACCTTCCCTTGATGCTGCTCTCAAGGACCTGATGTCTAAAGAGACTCGTAGGCATATAACTGATCCATGCTTTACTGATACAGTCCTTGTTGCTCCTCATCGAACTAGTTTGGCGTCTCGACCACCTGTATCTTCTGCTTCTAAATCAACTATTGAGTGCAAGTATTGTCATCGTCTAGGTCATACTATTTCTAAGTGCCACAAGGAGTCAAGGACAGCATACTTGGAACTCTTCTCCTTACATTGTAGCTGCCACTAATGTCACCAAGCCTCTTGCTAAGTCTACTGTTTCCATACCTTCTAGACCTGCATCTCCTGCTACTCCTTCTGCTCTTTCTATTGCTAATTTGGAGGCCATTGTTTCTCAAGTTCTTGCTCGCACTACTTAACCTTTTGCTAGTGCATTTTCTGTGACACTAAGTACCTCTTCATACTTATTGATTCCGGGTGTTTTAACTATATGACATATAACTTTGACATTTTCTATTCAAAATCCTTACCTTCACAACCTATCTTCCATTTCCACAACTGATGGTTCTATTATACCTATTACGCATACTTGTACTATCTCATCTAATCACTATTCTCTATCTGATGTCTATTTTGTTTCTCAATTGTCTTTCAATCTTCTTTCTGTTGGCCAATTATGTGACTTTGATCTTCActtgtttctttcttgttgGTTGTCTTTTTCAGGATCTTATGAAAACAACTATTGGGACCGAGCATAAGATTGAACGACTGTTCAAATTGACATCTCTTTGTC contains:
- the LOC113764112 gene encoding 60S ribosomal protein L13a-2-like; translated protein: MIPHKIKRGAAALARLKVYEGVPPPYDKTKRMVIPDALKVLRLQAGHKYCLLGRLSSEVGWNYADTIRELEAKRKKRDLAEELKLAARSRNPPSSPVDLHRQELYILLILEVSKKISSTAYMSAQKLWL